Proteins found in one Bremerella volcania genomic segment:
- a CDS encoding hybrid sensor histidine kinase/response regulator — MKYHFLIIDDSDVDRDAVISALRKDMNSRYRFTEVATGTEGLAKIESLKSEVDLVILDYRLPDMDARRFVELLLAESSIPPVPIVLVTGSIDSSAIDTSFLKRGVQDFFGKSQITEQILPRIARNAIERHKLLLKVVESERRAEQAMTLADQANRTKSQFLTSLSHELRTPLTAIIGFAEILQQDLGADDAQKMLAMISSSGEHLLELINDLLDIAKVEAGTLEVEPVPTDVRRLIEAVCELVKYRATANGLDLRWELPQNCPKPLRVDPVRLRQILINLLGNAIKFTDQGRIKCEADYDYSQQRLTIRVTDTGPGIPPEVVSRIFSPFNQGPTSLEKKRMGIGLGLSISRELATKMGGFLRLQETSSDGSTFVMELDAPECLEAQEHAQSEQKSVDEADPNLWNKRSILIAEDVEANRYLLQKVFARLGVQPDFAEDGKQACDMVLSRQAEDSTYDLIIMDMQMPIMDGYEATQFLKSKNVSTPVIALTAAALSDDVERCLSSGCDQVLVKPVNVAELRSLFIRYFE, encoded by the coding sequence TTGAAGTATCATTTTCTTATCATCGACGACTCCGATGTTGATCGTGATGCCGTCATTTCTGCGCTTCGGAAGGACATGAACAGCCGCTATCGGTTTACTGAAGTGGCTACCGGCACCGAAGGGCTGGCGAAGATCGAATCTCTTAAGTCGGAAGTCGACCTGGTGATTCTTGATTACCGCTTGCCGGACATGGATGCCCGGCGATTCGTAGAACTTCTTTTGGCAGAATCGAGTATCCCTCCCGTGCCAATCGTGCTTGTCACGGGAAGCATCGACTCGAGTGCCATAGATACCTCGTTTCTTAAACGCGGCGTTCAGGATTTTTTTGGTAAGTCTCAGATCACCGAACAAATTCTCCCGCGTATCGCACGCAACGCGATCGAGCGTCACAAGCTGTTGCTGAAAGTCGTCGAGAGTGAGCGAAGAGCTGAACAGGCCATGACGTTGGCCGACCAAGCTAACCGTACCAAGTCACAGTTTCTTACATCGCTGAGCCATGAACTGCGGACGCCATTGACGGCAATCATTGGTTTCGCGGAAATCCTTCAACAGGATCTCGGCGCGGATGATGCTCAAAAAATGTTGGCAATGATCTCCAGTAGTGGCGAGCACTTGTTGGAATTGATTAATGATCTTCTCGATATCGCGAAGGTCGAAGCAGGCACACTTGAGGTTGAGCCTGTGCCGACCGACGTCCGTCGGCTCATTGAAGCCGTTTGCGAGCTTGTGAAGTACCGCGCGACGGCGAACGGACTGGATCTGCGTTGGGAGTTGCCTCAGAATTGCCCCAAACCCCTTCGAGTCGATCCGGTTCGGTTGCGGCAGATATTAATCAATTTACTCGGCAACGCCATTAAATTTACCGACCAAGGTCGGATCAAATGTGAAGCGGATTACGATTACTCGCAACAGCGGTTAACGATTCGTGTAACCGATACTGGGCCTGGTATTCCTCCGGAAGTTGTCAGCCGAATCTTCTCTCCCTTTAACCAAGGACCGACGAGTTTGGAGAAGAAGCGAATGGGGATTGGACTGGGCCTTTCGATTAGCCGTGAATTGGCGACGAAAATGGGCGGCTTCCTGCGACTTCAAGAGACGTCTTCGGACGGCTCGACCTTCGTCATGGAACTTGATGCACCAGAGTGCCTGGAAGCCCAGGAACACGCTCAATCGGAGCAGAAATCGGTGGATGAGGCGGATCCCAATCTGTGGAATAAACGATCGATTTTGATTGCGGAAGATGTCGAAGCGAATCGTTACTTGCTTCAAAAGGTGTTCGCCAGATTAGGCGTTCAACCAGACTTTGCCGAGGACGGCAAGCAAGCGTGCGATATGGTACTCTCCCGCCAGGCCGAAGATTCCACCTATGACTTGATCATCATGGATATGCAGATGCCCATCATGGATGGATATGAGGCGACCCAGTTCCTCAAATCGAAGAACGTTTCCACCCCCGTCATTGCCTTAACAGCCGCGGCTCTTAGTGATGACGTCGAGAGATGCCTCTCTTCCGGATGCGATCAGGTACTGGTGAAGCCAGTGAACGTCGCAGAACTTCGTTCGCTTTTCATTCGGTACTTCGAGTGA
- a CDS encoding fructose-bisphosphatase class III, which translates to MELLALQFPNADAAIAEAARLAAVQTLPKGVVHVISDIHGEDKKLQHVINNASGTLRPLVEEMFADSMTATELEEFLKLTFYPAEVTQRVGETLTQPESIRAYALQMLMPQLELLRYLVSNFSLRLATNLFPAEYRELLLEMMHAPSTERGPEFIGAILDELVRRGKALHLVHLLGRLIRNLAVDELIIAGDLWDRGPRGDKVMDYLQLQPNVEFIWGNHDVLWLAASLGHETAICTVLRVSLRYRRIGQLDEGYGVPLTPLEHLARTVYADDPSEFFMPKGHGMRPNEVVARMQKAAAIMQFKLEGQMIERNPHWELEHRRLMHRINHQAGTIEIDGQTYALRDTNFPTVDPDNPYQLSEEEAACLSRLKHSFLNSQKLREQMRFMVGHGSMYLKRDDCLIFHGCVPVDADGSFLPVTIDQKSVSGRAMFEEIETVVRRAFVHSEQADLDFLWYLWSGPRSPLFGKDRIATLERDFIADKKPHHETKNTYFSLIHESEFCDKVLKEFGMEAANGLIVNGHVPVKVEAGESPLKRSGKAITIDGAFSEAYGDYGYTLVLETDRIVLAQHSHFESVEAAIRNGVDIIPQVQNIRVFDSPRRTRDTERGQRIGFRMEMLERLIEAYQENRLHERPVAPSR; encoded by the coding sequence TTGGAATTGCTCGCATTGCAGTTCCCCAACGCCGACGCGGCCATCGCTGAGGCCGCTCGCCTGGCCGCCGTGCAGACTTTGCCCAAGGGGGTCGTGCATGTGATCAGCGACATCCACGGCGAAGACAAGAAGCTGCAGCACGTCATCAATAATGCTTCGGGAACGCTTCGCCCATTGGTCGAAGAAATGTTCGCGGACTCGATGACCGCAACCGAGTTGGAAGAGTTTCTCAAGCTGACCTTCTATCCGGCAGAAGTAACCCAACGTGTCGGAGAGACGTTAACTCAGCCGGAAAGCATTCGGGCCTACGCATTGCAGATGCTAATGCCCCAACTTGAACTGCTGCGATATCTCGTCTCGAACTTCAGTCTTCGCCTGGCAACCAATCTCTTCCCGGCAGAATACCGAGAACTTCTGCTCGAGATGATGCATGCACCTTCCACGGAACGAGGACCGGAATTCATCGGAGCAATCCTCGATGAACTGGTACGGCGTGGTAAAGCTTTGCACTTAGTCCATCTCTTGGGGCGACTGATTCGTAACCTGGCAGTGGACGAGTTGATCATCGCTGGCGATCTGTGGGACCGGGGCCCGCGTGGCGACAAAGTTATGGACTATCTCCAGTTGCAACCCAATGTCGAGTTCATTTGGGGTAATCACGACGTGCTGTGGCTGGCGGCCTCCCTCGGACACGAAACTGCAATCTGCACGGTACTTCGCGTTTCACTACGGTATCGACGCATTGGCCAATTGGACGAAGGCTACGGGGTCCCGCTGACGCCCCTGGAACATCTCGCGCGTACCGTCTATGCCGATGACCCTTCCGAGTTCTTCATGCCTAAAGGACACGGCATGCGTCCCAATGAAGTCGTCGCCAGGATGCAGAAGGCTGCGGCGATTATGCAATTCAAGCTCGAAGGTCAAATGATCGAGCGAAATCCTCACTGGGAACTAGAGCATCGCAGGTTGATGCACCGCATCAACCACCAGGCAGGCACCATTGAAATTGATGGCCAGACATACGCCCTTCGCGACACCAACTTCCCGACAGTCGACCCTGACAATCCTTATCAACTGAGCGAAGAAGAAGCAGCCTGTCTATCACGCTTGAAGCATTCGTTTCTCAATAGCCAGAAACTGCGGGAGCAGATGCGTTTTATGGTCGGTCACGGATCGATGTACCTGAAACGAGACGATTGCTTAATCTTTCATGGCTGCGTGCCGGTCGATGCTGACGGTAGCTTTCTGCCGGTTACCATCGATCAGAAGTCCGTCTCTGGACGCGCCATGTTTGAGGAAATCGAAACGGTCGTCCGTCGTGCGTTTGTCCATTCGGAACAGGCTGATCTTGATTTCCTGTGGTACCTCTGGAGCGGTCCGAGATCTCCCTTGTTCGGCAAGGACCGCATCGCGACCTTGGAACGTGACTTCATCGCGGATAAGAAGCCCCATCACGAGACGAAGAACACCTATTTCTCGTTGATCCACGAATCGGAGTTCTGCGACAAAGTTCTCAAGGAATTTGGCATGGAGGCCGCCAATGGCTTGATCGTCAATGGGCACGTCCCGGTCAAAGTCGAAGCGGGTGAGTCTCCACTGAAGCGAAGTGGTAAGGCGATTACCATCGACGGTGCGTTCTCCGAAGCATACGGAGATTACGGTTACACGCTGGTATTGGAAACGGATCGAATCGTTCTGGCGCAGCATTCTCACTTTGAATCGGTGGAAGCCGCCATTCGAAATGGCGTCGATATCATCCCGCAAGTTCAAAACATTCGCGTCTTCGATTCACCGCGGCGCACCCGTGATACCGAGCGTGGTCAACGAATCGGTTTTCGCATGGAAATGCTCGAGCGATTGATCGAGGCGTATCAAGAGAACCGCTTACACGAGCGTCCCGTCGCTCCGTCGCGCTGA
- a CDS encoding ATP-binding protein yields MTNPESPSKKPEVDLTNCDREPIHLAGAVQPHGALLAFELAGLSLKHVSQNADQWFKTIPEIGTTVSKLFDEASCKLLQMVATGLRNVVRPIKLRPRVGNSIGLFSAAAHVYQGTLIVELERSAADGDLTANLGELSLPLQLTRANQRLQQSNDLKQLYQVIAEEMRDISGFDRVMLYRFADDNHGEVIGESVVEGKGSFLGLHYPATDIPEQARRLYVLNTVRSIGDVNAEAVPILPGCHADAKRPLDLSLSCFRAVSPVHLEYLQNMGVQASMSISIVIDNRLWGLIACHHYTAKPLRLEERAACEIMGLVIGNYLSAREQSEVNHERSRRRRNFHNVLDLITQNTGVWRSLDAIWSELRQIVDSNGLAVVSERTVQLLGSTPRTGTVQAIVRNLESTQGEGTGIWDTHCLADSIPGYPLEQESSVCGCLAVPLSAPEVKWLLFFRDEFVSEVTWAGNPDKSAVPSEDGFRLSPRKSFEQWKTTVHRQSKRWTLVDREMAEELRSGLVELLSLRAAELVRLNEELASINADLDSFAYAASHDLREPLRGIKQTAFLLRRELGVELNEATEGRLATLSKLASRMDELIQGLLRLSRAGQGNLEYERVDLKEVVDEALEMVVGRPTPSGIEVVIDGDAILWADYLCIRELFTNLIANGIKYNQNNLKHLRIGVWQDRGSGHENHAVLYVRDNGIGIAADNLKEVFQVFRRLHLPEEYGGGSGAGLTICQKIVTRHGGKIWIESEPGLGSTIFFTLEQVG; encoded by the coding sequence ATGACAAATCCTGAGTCACCGAGCAAAAAGCCTGAAGTCGATCTCACGAATTGTGATCGCGAGCCGATTCACCTGGCTGGTGCTGTACAGCCGCATGGTGCCCTGCTAGCGTTCGAGTTAGCGGGCTTGTCATTGAAGCACGTTTCGCAGAATGCCGATCAGTGGTTCAAGACCATCCCAGAGATTGGAACGACTGTTTCAAAACTCTTCGATGAAGCGTCGTGCAAGTTATTGCAGATGGTTGCCACCGGCTTGCGGAATGTCGTGCGTCCTATCAAGCTTCGACCTCGTGTGGGAAACTCCATAGGCCTCTTCTCGGCGGCGGCCCATGTGTACCAGGGAACGCTGATCGTTGAGCTCGAGCGATCCGCGGCTGATGGGGATTTAACTGCGAACCTTGGGGAATTGAGTTTGCCGCTTCAACTCACCCGGGCGAATCAGCGACTGCAGCAAAGCAACGATCTAAAACAACTCTATCAGGTGATCGCTGAGGAGATGCGAGACATTAGTGGCTTCGATCGAGTCATGCTTTACCGGTTTGCCGACGACAACCATGGTGAAGTCATCGGCGAGTCGGTCGTCGAAGGAAAAGGATCGTTCCTGGGGCTACATTATCCGGCAACCGACATTCCAGAACAGGCACGTCGGCTCTACGTTCTCAACACGGTTCGTTCTATCGGTGATGTCAACGCGGAAGCGGTACCGATTCTTCCTGGCTGTCACGCAGACGCGAAGAGACCACTCGATTTGAGCCTCAGCTGTTTTCGAGCGGTCTCGCCAGTGCATCTAGAGTACCTGCAGAACATGGGTGTCCAGGCCTCGATGTCGATCTCGATTGTTATCGATAATCGACTTTGGGGATTGATTGCGTGCCATCACTACACGGCAAAGCCGCTTCGCCTGGAAGAACGCGCCGCATGCGAGATCATGGGGCTTGTTATTGGGAACTATCTGTCGGCGCGTGAGCAGTCGGAAGTGAATCACGAACGTAGTCGTCGACGTCGGAACTTTCACAACGTGCTTGATCTGATCACGCAAAATACAGGCGTTTGGCGGTCGCTCGATGCCATCTGGAGTGAGTTGCGGCAGATCGTCGATTCGAATGGATTAGCGGTCGTCTCAGAGCGAACCGTTCAGCTGCTTGGCTCAACTCCTCGTACGGGAACGGTTCAAGCGATTGTTCGGAATCTCGAATCGACTCAAGGGGAAGGAACTGGCATCTGGGATACCCATTGCCTTGCGGACAGTATTCCTGGTTATCCATTGGAACAAGAGAGCAGCGTCTGTGGATGCCTCGCGGTACCGCTTTCCGCTCCCGAGGTCAAATGGCTTCTGTTCTTCCGGGATGAATTTGTCAGCGAAGTGACCTGGGCCGGCAATCCCGACAAGTCCGCAGTTCCGTCTGAGGATGGATTCAGGCTTTCACCGCGAAAGTCGTTTGAGCAGTGGAAAACGACCGTTCACCGTCAGTCGAAACGCTGGACGCTGGTCGACCGTGAAATGGCGGAAGAGCTTCGCAGTGGCTTGGTGGAACTTCTCAGCTTACGTGCCGCCGAGTTGGTTCGTTTGAACGAAGAGCTTGCGAGCATCAATGCTGATCTCGATTCGTTTGCCTACGCCGCATCGCACGATCTACGTGAGCCATTGCGAGGGATCAAGCAGACTGCGTTTCTGCTGCGACGCGAGTTAGGTGTCGAGTTGAATGAGGCAACCGAGGGGCGGTTGGCGACGTTGTCGAAGCTTGCTTCCCGGATGGACGAATTGATCCAAGGATTACTCAGGCTTTCTCGAGCAGGTCAGGGCAATCTCGAATACGAGAGAGTCGACCTCAAAGAAGTGGTTGACGAAGCTTTGGAAATGGTTGTTGGTCGACCGACTCCGAGTGGAATCGAGGTCGTGATCGATGGTGATGCGATCCTGTGGGCCGACTATCTTTGTATCCGTGAGCTTTTTACCAACTTAATAGCGAATGGAATCAAGTATAACCAAAACAACCTAAAGCATTTGAGAATAGGTGTTTGGCAAGACCGAGGCTCAGGCCACGAGAATCACGCGGTTCTTTACGTTCGGGATAATGGCATAGGAATTGCTGCCGACAATTTGAAAGAAGTCTTTCAGGTGTTTCGCCGCCTCCATTTGCCGGAAGAATATGGTGGTGGATCAGGTGCCGGTTTGACGATCTGCCAGAAAATTGTCACGCGTCATGGTGGCAAGATATGGATTGAGTCCGAGCCAGGGCTAGGTTCGACCATATTTTTTACTCTCGAACAGGTTGGTTAG
- a CDS encoding glycosyltransferase family 4 protein, with the protein MIRKIAMITPWPDERTGIADYAFDLVHGLATSGVEVDVFTTSNDASSNHSRVTVHDLDHFAGGNGYDQTVYQMGNCSTFHGPQLPVLTQYPGVVHLHDPALHHLMAFFLYRNDVQDQSKMLAYYDVLRTWYGPAVADWILKYNETDTPLFWDGPYVNEVPFFDPVLACATGCIVHSQFAQKSIGKRFPELEALKFPQLYRGMTPSCSDRMEQDTIQVGIFGIVQPHKHVDIVLEAVKACAAKGSKIHLHVGGSLQGTCETLPQFARNLGIQDSVTFYGRMEEEAFLDKMRNVDVCISLRYPTMGETSAIVSRALQLGLPTIVNDVGWYAELPECVVKLPVDKNEMRQRLTQELSRLSEDSSRLPSWKQRCRKYASSACSYERGIQDYIQLLNHFRSPLPLQKAG; encoded by the coding sequence GTGATTCGTAAGATAGCGATGATTACCCCCTGGCCTGATGAAAGGACAGGAATCGCTGACTACGCGTTTGACTTGGTGCATGGCCTGGCAACCTCAGGCGTGGAAGTGGATGTATTCACCACAAGCAACGACGCGTCAAGCAACCATTCCCGAGTCACTGTTCACGATCTCGATCATTTCGCTGGTGGTAACGGGTATGATCAAACCGTCTATCAAATGGGCAACTGCAGTACGTTTCATGGTCCCCAACTGCCGGTCCTGACCCAGTACCCAGGCGTTGTACATCTCCATGATCCGGCACTGCACCACCTGATGGCGTTCTTTCTCTATCGCAACGACGTGCAAGATCAGAGCAAGATGCTGGCCTATTACGATGTTCTTCGAACGTGGTATGGACCAGCTGTTGCAGATTGGATTTTGAAATACAACGAAACCGATACTCCATTATTTTGGGATGGGCCGTACGTTAACGAGGTTCCTTTCTTCGACCCCGTACTTGCCTGTGCGACAGGCTGCATCGTTCACTCGCAGTTTGCGCAGAAATCGATTGGCAAGCGATTTCCCGAATTGGAAGCGTTGAAGTTTCCACAACTCTACCGGGGAATGACACCGAGTTGTTCGGATCGTATGGAACAAGATACGATCCAGGTCGGCATCTTCGGAATTGTTCAGCCCCACAAGCATGTAGACATCGTGTTAGAAGCGGTGAAGGCATGTGCCGCCAAGGGCTCGAAAATTCATCTACACGTTGGAGGCTCTCTTCAGGGAACTTGCGAAACACTACCTCAATTTGCCCGCAACCTGGGCATTCAAGACAGCGTGACCTTCTACGGTCGAATGGAAGAAGAAGCATTTCTCGACAAAATGCGAAACGTCGACGTTTGCATTTCACTTCGCTATCCAACCATGGGCGAGACGAGCGCCATCGTCTCGCGGGCTCTGCAACTCGGTTTGCCGACCATCGTCAACGATGTCGGCTGGTACGCGGAATTGCCGGAGTGTGTCGTCAAACTGCCAGTCGACAAAAACGAAATGAGACAACGCCTGACCCAGGAACTTTCGAGGCTGAGTGAAGACTCGTCACGTCTTCCCTCATGGAAGCAGCGATGCCGCAAATACGCGAGTTCGGCTTGTTCTTACGAACGTGGCATCCAAGACTACATTCAACTTCTGAATCACTTCCGTTCGCCGTTACCGCTGCAGAAAGCAGGCTGA
- a CDS encoding SGNH/GDSL hydrolase family protein, giving the protein MNSMKMIAVVLMLFITAETSAAEPNTQQPEGSSPDGITGKDLAGKRVVFLGDSITQAGGYISFIDYYLEKLYPEQNFDVYGLGLASETLSGLSEDNHAGGAFPRPCLFERLGRLLERAKPEVVFACYGINDGIYQPLDPDRFSAFQNGVKKLIEQCQAAGVEQIFLVTPPIYDTITRPGEFNYDSVMTRYAAWEMSLDEPAVHVIDLHSAMRKARDARTEVFSKDRVHPGGEGHLFMAQAILAGLNVPVPKESLATIQADPLYQQIDKLRKYRSANWMKHIGYSREKTVPSQPLGDTEEVAAKMKATINQMRRKE; this is encoded by the coding sequence ATGAATTCCATGAAGATGATCGCGGTTGTTTTGATGCTTTTCATCACGGCAGAGACCTCTGCCGCGGAACCGAATACTCAGCAGCCTGAAGGCAGTTCTCCCGACGGTATCACCGGGAAAGATCTCGCAGGCAAACGCGTGGTGTTTCTGGGAGACAGCATTACGCAGGCAGGGGGATACATCAGCTTCATCGATTATTATCTCGAGAAACTGTACCCCGAGCAAAACTTTGACGTTTATGGCCTCGGTCTTGCAAGCGAGACCTTGTCGGGGCTTAGCGAAGACAATCACGCAGGGGGTGCCTTTCCCCGACCATGTTTGTTTGAACGTCTGGGGAGGCTCTTGGAGCGAGCGAAGCCTGAAGTGGTGTTTGCGTGCTACGGAATCAACGACGGAATCTATCAGCCACTTGATCCTGATCGTTTCTCGGCATTTCAGAACGGTGTAAAGAAACTCATCGAGCAGTGCCAGGCGGCGGGCGTTGAGCAGATATTCCTCGTTACTCCTCCCATCTACGATACGATCACTCGGCCTGGTGAATTCAATTATGACTCAGTGATGACCAGATACGCGGCGTGGGAAATGTCTCTCGATGAACCAGCCGTCCACGTCATTGATTTACATTCCGCCATGCGTAAAGCACGCGATGCTCGAACCGAGGTTTTTTCAAAAGATCGTGTCCATCCCGGAGGCGAGGGGCATCTATTCATGGCACAAGCGATATTGGCTGGCTTGAACGTCCCTGTCCCCAAGGAGTCCCTCGCTACGATTCAGGCCGATCCGCTTTATCAGCAGATCGACAAGTTGCGCAAGTATCGTTCTGCTAACTGGATGAAACACATTGGCTATTCTCGCGAGAAGACCGTGCCGTCGCAGCCTCTGGGAGATACGGAGGAAGTGGCAGCCAAAATGAAGGCCACGATCAATCAAATGCGACGGAAGGAATAG
- a CDS encoding DUF4214 domain-containing protein: MCDKATIERVRADLRKTLLPMDSLREKVFQSVDIAELLTPKDDIEFIRLAYRRILNRSASENCIQQWIVPLEKGSLTRVDVLMKLKQSKEGRRRNIQVLGLEMYAKDELKENPRKRRWWKRLISKLKLSRMSAEDVNNMTNLDRRVASLAADWLEVTENIEHQLRQLRSSANCGTLPSLPNLYIDEQSIAANDIAMHVQQMHAAMAQVQDATPPSSLEGILSEIGHYTDKSDVGQGVLRDWLIATDGVQDVIRGCRSAGIEIANWAVPASSLGYIRSLGIPATLETTLTDFLASQPLESFGGILLESRLSHLDDNELIKCLLLASGALVPGGCLLIVETTSNQPFHVIRLQSALQACGFTNQGSTAQLQSKYADTMILLAKAPVRSEVSCDS, translated from the coding sequence ATGTGTGACAAAGCCACCATCGAACGAGTCCGGGCAGACTTGAGAAAGACCTTGTTGCCCATGGATAGTCTTCGAGAAAAGGTATTCCAATCCGTCGATATTGCCGAGCTTCTGACGCCGAAGGACGATATCGAGTTTATCCGGCTTGCCTATCGCAGAATCCTCAATCGGTCAGCATCCGAGAATTGCATCCAGCAGTGGATTGTTCCTCTGGAAAAGGGATCACTGACTCGGGTTGATGTCCTGATGAAGTTAAAGCAATCGAAAGAGGGACGTCGTCGCAATATTCAAGTGCTGGGCTTGGAAATGTATGCCAAAGATGAACTGAAGGAGAACCCACGCAAGCGTCGTTGGTGGAAGCGACTGATTTCGAAGTTGAAATTATCTCGCATGAGTGCCGAAGACGTGAACAACATGACGAACCTTGATCGTCGTGTTGCTTCCCTGGCAGCCGATTGGCTGGAAGTCACTGAGAACATCGAACATCAACTTCGCCAACTACGCTCGAGTGCGAATTGCGGTACGCTTCCTTCGCTCCCAAATCTGTACATCGATGAACAAAGCATTGCCGCGAACGACATCGCAATGCACGTTCAGCAAATGCACGCCGCAATGGCCCAAGTACAGGACGCCACACCGCCCTCTTCGTTGGAAGGAATTCTCTCGGAGATTGGGCACTACACTGACAAGTCTGACGTTGGACAAGGGGTTCTTCGGGATTGGCTGATCGCCACAGATGGTGTCCAAGATGTGATACGTGGTTGTCGCTCAGCCGGCATCGAGATCGCGAATTGGGCAGTGCCGGCCAGTTCGCTCGGCTATATCCGCTCGCTTGGCATCCCCGCAACGCTCGAAACAACGCTGACCGACTTCCTTGCATCCCAGCCATTGGAGTCATTCGGCGGGATTCTACTCGAGTCACGGCTTTCCCATCTGGACGACAACGAACTGATCAAGTGCCTGCTGCTGGCATCCGGTGCTTTAGTACCGGGAGGATGCCTCTTGATTGTAGAAACGACCTCGAATCAGCCATTTCATGTGATACGACTTCAGTCCGCTTTGCAAGCGTGCGGATTCACAAACCAAGGGTCGACTGCGCAGTTGCAATCCAAGTATGCAGACACCATGATCCTGCTGGCAAAAGCGCCCGTTCGTAGCGAGGTTTCTTGTGATTCGTAA
- a CDS encoding biliverdin-producing heme oxygenase, whose translation MSPLAENNNSVASTALKLGTDDLHRLVEESIDWRARLEGLRAYEQFLATVCYFLSPADRIVEQYFGQSEHWFNTRRTAAWAQSDLRELFAAHGGTKQIESLGNQATADELYDWVKDSADAAGILYVLEGSTMGSLFLCDLACSNFDSPADAPVKFLRAYGKDTARRWQETKLWLDRVLSTEIEIATAVSAARKMFQIYGGQLSCKK comes from the coding sequence ATGTCTCCACTTGCCGAAAACAACAACTCGGTCGCTAGTACTGCGCTCAAATTGGGGACAGACGACCTCCATCGACTTGTCGAAGAGTCAATCGACTGGCGTGCAAGGCTCGAAGGTCTTAGGGCATACGAACAGTTCTTGGCCACGGTGTGTTACTTCCTTTCTCCCGCAGATCGGATTGTCGAGCAATACTTCGGTCAGTCAGAGCACTGGTTCAACACTCGCCGCACCGCCGCATGGGCACAATCGGACCTGCGCGAGCTGTTCGCCGCACACGGTGGAACAAAGCAGATCGAGTCCTTGGGCAATCAGGCGACGGCAGATGAACTGTACGACTGGGTGAAGGACTCGGCGGATGCGGCTGGAATTCTTTACGTGCTGGAAGGGTCAACGATGGGAAGCCTGTTTCTTTGCGACCTTGCCTGCTCCAATTTTGATTCTCCAGCCGATGCTCCGGTGAAGTTTCTTCGTGCCTACGGCAAAGATACCGCTCGTCGTTGGCAGGAAACCAAGCTCTGGCTAGATCGTGTGCTCAGCACGGAAATCGAAATCGCAACAGCCGTTAGTGCCGCCCGAAAGATGTTCCAAATCTATGGTGGTCAACTAAGTTGCAAGAAATGA
- a CDS encoding response regulator gives MSQAIVCFVEDSDLDYEVGTMAIRLAHPEAEIVRAKCCTEGRRIIEEFVPQLIFLDLNLTRCKGFELLTHLAESYPERLRQVVVLTTSSSPNDREMALKLGASDFYTKSPDPDQYLLTVRQIASKLLS, from the coding sequence ATGTCCCAAGCAATTGTGTGCTTTGTTGAGGATAGTGATCTGGATTACGAAGTGGGAACAATGGCCATTCGTTTGGCGCATCCCGAAGCGGAAATCGTTCGAGCCAAATGTTGCACCGAGGGTAGAAGGATTATCGAAGAGTTTGTCCCGCAACTGATCTTCCTGGATCTCAATCTGACACGCTGCAAGGGATTCGAGTTGCTTACTCATCTAGCCGAATCTTACCCCGAACGGCTTCGTCAAGTTGTCGTACTTACGACTTCCTCCAGTCCGAATGATCGCGAGATGGCATTGAAGCTCGGCGCATCCGACTTTTACACAAAGTCTCCCGACCCGGATCAATACTTGTTAACCGTTCGCCAAATCGCGTCGAAATTACTGAGCTAG